TCTCATACGATTGATATACGATATAGCAGTCGTGTTATCAATGCGTAACAATATCTGAGTGTTGTTTAAATTCGCCGCAAATATCTTCAGACCAAAATACGCAGCTAGTAATTCAAGGAAGTTAATGTGTTTGTCTGATTCTTCCGCACTCCATTGTCCGTTCGCGGTCTTTCCATTGCATACTACCCCCCACCCAGTTTTACTTGCATCAGAGAAAATCTCTAAGGTGTAAATATCTTCTCTAATTGGATTAATTGCATTTTTAATTGAACCAATCCACCATTTAAAATCATCttgtaaatatgtaggtatattcataTAAGCATCGTAATCATCATCAGACTGCAGGAGAGCAAGATATTTACATCTTTCCATCTGCTTTGTGTAAAGCCAACCATATTGTACACCTGGGCAAGCGGCAGTAAGAAGACCAACAACACGAGCAAAGTATCGAATTGAGCAACGTTGAAGACGActcaattttgttaattctgttAAGATGTGATGTCTTTTAACATCAGGTAAACAGACTTGAAAGTTTCTGGAGTCAATTATGAATCCTAAGTACGTGCATCTATTGGAAGGAATAAAACAACTCTTTTCCTCATTAATTAGAAAGCCTAAATATTCAAACAAGGCCCTTGTTTGTGCCATATTCATCATACATTCTCGATACGACGGTGCTATACAACATACGTCATCCAAATAAATGGTTGAAAGATAACCTAATGATCTCAGCACAGACATGACAGGTTTAAGCAGTTTGGTAAAAACGTAAGGGGCTGTGCTTAAACCAAAAGGAAGAACATTGAATTCGAAGAGTTTGTCGTCCCATTGGAACCTTAAATACTGTCTGTACCGTTTGTCTACCGAAATTAAGAAATATGCATTATTTAGGTCGAGAGAAGCCATATAACAGTCTTTGGATACTAATTTCAGAGTTGTTCTAAGATCTTCTAATTTAAAATGGTCAGtcctaataaatttatttaatgattttaaattcaaaatgaaacgatatttatcatttttcttttttatcagAAAGTAGCTGGATAAAAATTGATCACTACTCGGTTTGCATTCAGAAATAGCTCCCGAATCCAAAAGCTCTTTTATGGCTTCAAAATGATTATTGatttcattttttgacaatttagGAGGTAGAGGAACTCGTTTCTGTATAACTGGCTTATAAAAAGGAATGCTGTAACCCTTGACCCACGATAATATCGTTGGGTCGTTGGTTATTTGACACCAATGATCATAGAATAAAGCAAGTCTCCCAGAGGAGCGTACCGGATCTAACGACGTTGATACGGGCGTTGTTTGGGCCGCTGCTGCGACTGCGGTGGTGGCGGAGGCGGTGGGGGCGGTGGAGGAGGCGGCGGCAGCGGTGGCGGCTGCGCTGGATACTGGCGCCACTGCGATGTAGCCGGGAATGGTAATGGGGCAGGGGTCTGCGCGTATGCAGCAGGCTCCTGTCTCCTCTTGGCTGGTTGCCTGCCACTCGCCAGCTGAGGTCTCGGGTTTAAAGAACGAGACTGACTGCGTGATGATCCAGCTTTAGGCTTTGTTGCCTTAATTTCAGTTCCGGATCTATTAATGGCTTTAGCTGCCTTAAGAGTATCAGCCAAGTTTTCACCGAACAAGTATTTGTCGATTCCTGTCTCATAAATCTGGCTTTTGATCTCTTTTTTAATAGATGCACATATAAAGCTTCTCCTTTTCATCGACTCGTAGTGTTGTAAATCGCAGAGAAGTTGAGCGCCTTCAAGAAGAGGTCTTATCACTGAGGTATCCTTATGATCAGACTGAAAAATCTTGGTGAGAGCCTCTCCGATGCAAGCAATGACGGACGCTACCTGCGATTGCTTGCTTTGG
The Ostrinia nubilalis chromosome 16, ilOstNubi1.1, whole genome shotgun sequence DNA segment above includes these coding regions:
- the LOC135079473 gene encoding leiomodin-2-like, whose protein sequence is MPKRSSDEDCDEYIRRKMRKIEKKLRKRKKRSRRISSDSSDSRMECASPVLSISEDGPGPQLSEAVVSTEHLGLPTLGVDLEPAPALSPPADPSTEECTLDNDILEMLGASPLESKKTGDNIQKDIALRWEHIATSGLSKDARKELLDKHLVPGNSSKIGTPILNPEIKAALSDTMIGKDKVSQSKQSQVASVIACIGEALTKIFQSDHKDTSVIRPLLEGAQLLCDLQHYESMKRRSFICASIKKEIKSQIYETGIDKYLFGENLADTLKAAKAINRSGTEIKATKPKAGSSRSQSRSLNPRPQLASGRQPAKRRQEPAAYAQTPAPLPFPATSQWRQYPAQPPPLPPPPPPPPPPPPPPQSQQRPKQRPYQRR